A DNA window from Drosophila pseudoobscura strain MV-25-SWS-2005 chromosome 2, UCI_Dpse_MV25, whole genome shotgun sequence contains the following coding sequences:
- the ps gene encoding RNA-binding protein Nova-1 isoform X2, with the protein MDSITTMKTAMDRAAEQLIQQYAIESMSQEQENQRQELQRQQQLQQQQQEQEQEHFIFQYQLLTPTHMPQLASNYQPRHSTNTSSSPSSTHSLASGGGGGGSGGSTNSNSNSYSSGSSSTSTSGISICNSNITAAYSSAVHSYHKKLQANPQYNIQHHQMELQQSPLSENGSPNATPGANTPPDTTGATSVTALATATATALALGSVSVSASASVAATAAASTSQQQALPLGNYKTASCWCYGETTYHMKILVPAVASGAIIGKGGETIASLQKDTGARVKMSKSHDFYPGTTERVCLITGSTEAIMVVLDFIMDKIREKPDLTTKIIDAESKQTQERDKQVKILVPNSTAGMIIGKGGAFIKQIKEDSGSYVQISQKPKDVSLQERCITIIGDKENNKNACKMILSKIVEDPQSGTCLNVSYADVSGPVANFNPTGSPYATNQNAINSSTASLNSTLGTSIGGANSAASLLVNGTGINLSINLGAPNPAPNLAVANQLLEHIKVAMRGSGYSETVTTEVCNALGVLAKYGVLGMGVGVPHTNGAHSTLGNFLGVTTLDQQTAAANAANASNVFGAVGQVNLEQYAAAAAAAAAASRPTQSQLDAAAVQFDPFRHLGSATAPATPVSLNNNSFGLTAATGAANSAQLGGLSKSPTPGDLSSKDSKNVEVPEMIIGAILGPNGRSLVEIQHVSGANVQISKKGIFAPGTRNRIVTITGQPNAIAKAQFLIEQKITEEETKRARQIPLTTVVN; encoded by the exons ATGGATAGTATTACGACCATGAAGACGGCCATGGACAGGGCCGCCGAGCAGCTGATACAGCAGTATGCGATTGAATCGATGTCGCAAGAGCAAGAGAATCAGAGGCAAGAACTCcagaggcaacaacaactccagcagcaacaacaagaacaagaacaagaacattTCATATTCCAATATCAGCTATTAACGCCCACACATATGCCGCAATTAGCTAGTAACTATCAGCCACGACATTCCACAAACACGTCGTCGTCGCCCTCATCCACACATTCGCTGGCcagcggtggcggtggcggtggtagTGGTGGCAGcaccaactccaactccaactcctactccagcggcagcagcagcaccagcacaagCGGCATCAGCATCTGCAATAGCAATATCACAGCAGCATACTCATCAGCCGTTCATAGCTACCATAAGAAGCTACAAGCTAATCCCCAATACAATATTCAACACCATCAGATGGAGCTGCAACAGTCGCCGCTGAGTGAGAATGGTTCACCGAATGCGACGCCAGGTGCCAATACGCCGCCCGACACGACGGGGGCGACGTCAGTCACAGCCTTagcgacagccacagccacagccctaGCACTGGGCTCGGTATCGGTatcagcatcggcatcagttgctgccacagcagcggcatccACATCCCAGCAGCAAGCATTGCCACTGGGCAACTATAAGACTGCCTCCTGTTGGTGCTACG GCGAGACAACGTATcacatgaaaatactggtgcCCGCGGTGGCCTCTGGGGCCATCATCGGCAAAGGAGGCGAGACGATCGCCTCCCTGCAGAAGGACACGGGTGCTAGAGTAAAAATGTCCAAGTCGCATGACTTCTATCCAG GCACCACTGAACGCGTCTGCCTGATCACTGGATCCACGGAGGCCATCATGGTCGTGCTGGACTTTATCATGGACAAAATCCGCGAGAAGCCCGACCTGACCACAAAGATCATCGATGCCGAGTCGAAACAGACCCAGGAGCGGGACAAGCAGGTCAAGATCCTGGTGCCCAACTCCACAGCCGGCATGATCATCGGCAAGGGCGGTGCCTTCATCAAACAGATCAAGGAGGACAGCGGCTCCTACGTTCAGATCTCGCAGAAGCCCAAGGATGTCTCGCTGCAGGAGCGCTGCATCACCATCATTGGCGACAAGGAGAACAACAAGAACGCCTGCAAGATGATCCTCTCGAAGATCGTCGAGGACCCGCAGTCGGGCACCTGCCTGAATGTCTCCTACGCGGACGTCAGCGGGCCGGTGGCCAACTTCAATCCGACCGGCTCCCCGTACGCCACCAATCAGAATGCCATCAACTCGAGCACCGCATCGCTCAACTCGACGCTGGGCACCTCCATCGGTGGCGCCAACTCGGCGGCCAGTCTGCTAGTCAACGGCACCGGCATCAACTTGTCCATCAACCTGGGCGCCCCCAACCCGGCGCCCAACCTGGCGGTTGCCAACCAACTGCTCGAGCATATTAAG GTTGCCATGCGCGGCTCTGGCTACTCGGAGACCGTCACCACTGAAGTCTGCAACGCCCTGGGCGTCCTGGCCAAGTACGGAGTCCTCGgcatgggcgtgggcgtgcCCCACACCAACGGTGCTCACTCGACGCTGGGCAATTTCCTGGGCGTGACGACGCTGGACCAGCAGACGGCGGCCGCCAATGCGGCCAACGCCAGCAATGTGTTTGGCGCTGTCGGCCAGGTGAATCTGGAGCAGtatgccgctgcagcagcggctgccgcagccgccAGCCGGCCGACACAGTCGCAGCTGGACGCCGCCGCGGTCCAATTCGATCCATTCCGCCATCTGGGCTCCGCCACGGCGCCGGCCACGCCCGTCTCGCTGAACAACAACAGCTTCGGGCTGACAGCCGCCACGGGAGCGGCGAACAGCGCCCAGCTGGGCGGCCTCAGCAAGAGCCCCACACCCGGGGACCTGAGTTCCAAGGACTCGAAGAACGTGGAGGTGCCCGAGATGATCATCGGCGCAATTCTAG GTCCGAACGGTCGTAGTTTAGTTGAGATTCAACATGTTTCTGGCGCAAATGTGCAAATTTCCAAAAAGGGCATATTCGCACCTGGCACTAGAAATCGCATTGTAACCATTACTGGTCAGCCGAACGCCATTGCCAAAGCGCAGTTTCTAATTGAGCAGAAAATCACCGAGGAGGAGACAAAGAGGGCGCGACAAATTCCATTAACCACTGTTGTGAATTAA
- the ps gene encoding RNA-binding protein Nova-1 isoform X10, which translates to MLFARTTTPTTPTMMQQQQHQPQESHLLQQQQQPLTPSFQLQQSFCETTYHMKILVPAVASGAIIGKGGETIASLQKDTGARVKMSKSHDFYPGTTERVCLITGSTEAIMVVLDFIMDKIREKPDLTTKIIDAESKQTQERDKQVKILVPNSTAGMIIGKGGAFIKQIKEDSGSYVQISQKPKDVSLQERCITIIGDKENNKNACKMILSKIVEDPQSGTCLNVSYADVSGPVANFNPTGSPYATNQNAINSSTASLNSTLGTSIGGANSAASLLVNGTGINLSINLGAPNPAPNLAVANQLLEHIKVAMRGSGYSETVTTEVCNALGVLAKYGVLGMGVGVPHTNGAHSTLGNFLGVTTLDQQTAAANAANASNVFGAVGQVNLEQYAAAAAAAAAASRPTQSQLDAAAVQFDPFRHLGSATAPATPVSLNNNSFGLTAATGAANSAQLGGLSKSPTPGDLSSKDSKNVEVPEMIIGAILGPNGRSLVEIQHVSGANVQISKKGIFAPGTRNRIVTITGQPNAIAKAQFLIEQKITEEETKRARQIPLTTVVN; encoded by the exons ATGTTGTTTGCCAGAACAACGacacccaccacccccacaatgatgcagcagcagcagcatcagccgcAGGAGAGCCACCtcctccaacagcagcagcagccactgacGCCATCGTTTCAATTACAGCAGAGTTTCT GCGAGACAACGTATcacatgaaaatactggtgcCCGCGGTGGCCTCTGGGGCCATCATCGGCAAAGGAGGCGAGACGATCGCCTCCCTGCAGAAGGACACGGGTGCTAGAGTAAAAATGTCCAAGTCGCATGACTTCTATCCAG GCACCACTGAACGCGTCTGCCTGATCACTGGATCCACGGAGGCCATCATGGTCGTGCTGGACTTTATCATGGACAAAATCCGCGAGAAGCCCGACCTGACCACAAAGATCATCGATGCCGAGTCGAAACAGACCCAGGAGCGGGACAAGCAGGTCAAGATCCTGGTGCCCAACTCCACAGCCGGCATGATCATCGGCAAGGGCGGTGCCTTCATCAAACAGATCAAGGAGGACAGCGGCTCCTACGTTCAGATCTCGCAGAAGCCCAAGGATGTCTCGCTGCAGGAGCGCTGCATCACCATCATTGGCGACAAGGAGAACAACAAGAACGCCTGCAAGATGATCCTCTCGAAGATCGTCGAGGACCCGCAGTCGGGCACCTGCCTGAATGTCTCCTACGCGGACGTCAGCGGGCCGGTGGCCAACTTCAATCCGACCGGCTCCCCGTACGCCACCAATCAGAATGCCATCAACTCGAGCACCGCATCGCTCAACTCGACGCTGGGCACCTCCATCGGTGGCGCCAACTCGGCGGCCAGTCTGCTAGTCAACGGCACCGGCATCAACTTGTCCATCAACCTGGGCGCCCCCAACCCGGCGCCCAACCTGGCGGTTGCCAACCAACTGCTCGAGCATATTAAG GTTGCCATGCGCGGCTCTGGCTACTCGGAGACCGTCACCACTGAAGTCTGCAACGCCCTGGGCGTCCTGGCCAAGTACGGAGTCCTCGgcatgggcgtgggcgtgcCCCACACCAACGGTGCTCACTCGACGCTGGGCAATTTCCTGGGCGTGACGACGCTGGACCAGCAGACGGCGGCCGCCAATGCGGCCAACGCCAGCAATGTGTTTGGCGCTGTCGGCCAGGTGAATCTGGAGCAGtatgccgctgcagcagcggctgccgcagccgccAGCCGGCCGACACAGTCGCAGCTGGACGCCGCCGCGGTCCAATTCGATCCATTCCGCCATCTGGGCTCCGCCACGGCGCCGGCCACGCCCGTCTCGCTGAACAACAACAGCTTCGGGCTGACAGCCGCCACGGGAGCGGCGAACAGCGCCCAGCTGGGCGGCCTCAGCAAGAGCCCCACACCCGGGGACCTGAGTTCCAAGGACTCGAAGAACGTGGAGGTGCCCGAGATGATCATCGGCGCAATTCTAG GTCCGAACGGTCGTAGTTTAGTTGAGATTCAACATGTTTCTGGCGCAAATGTGCAAATTTCCAAAAAGGGCATATTCGCACCTGGCACTAGAAATCGCATTGTAACCATTACTGGTCAGCCGAACGCCATTGCCAAAGCGCAGTTTCTAATTGAGCAGAAAATCACCGAGGAGGAGACAAAGAGGGCGCGACAAATTCCATTAACCACTGTTGTGAATTAA
- the ps gene encoding RNA-binding protein Nova-1 isoform X5, which yields MMELQQSPLSENGSPNATPGANTPPDTTGATSVTALATATATALALGSVSVSASASVAATAAASTSQQQALPLGNYKTASCWCYGESVCSGIEVEIENNNNNHIHHGETTYHMKILVPAVASGAIIGKGGETIASLQKDTGARVKMSKSHDFYPGTTERVCLITGSTEAIMVVLDFIMDKIREKPDLTTKIIDAESKQTQERDKQVKILVPNSTAGMIIGKGGAFIKQIKEDSGSYVQISQKPKDVSLQERCITIIGDKENNKNACKMILSKIVEDPQSGTCLNVSYADVSGPVANFNPTGSPYATNQNAINSSTASLNSTLGTSIGGANSAASLLVNGTGINLSINLGAPNPAPNLAVANQLLEHIKVAMRGSGYSETVTTEVCNALGVLAKYGVLGMGVGVPHTNGAHSTLGNFLGVTTLDQQTAAANAANASNVFGAVGQVNLEQYAAAAAAAAAASRPTQSQLDAAAVQFDPFRHLGSATAPATPVSLNNNSFGLTAATGAANSAQLGGLSKSPTPGDLSSKDSKNVEVPEMIIGAILGPNGRSLVEIQHVSGANVQISKKGIFAPGTRNRIVTITGQPNAIAKAQFLIEQKITEEETKRARQIPLTTVVN from the exons ATG ATGGAGCTGCAACAGTCGCCGCTGAGTGAGAATGGTTCACCGAATGCGACGCCAGGTGCCAATACGCCGCCCGACACGACGGGGGCGACGTCAGTCACAGCCTTagcgacagccacagccacagccctaGCACTGGGCTCGGTATCGGTatcagcatcggcatcagttgctgccacagcagcggcatccACATCCCAGCAGCAAGCATTGCCACTGGGCAACTATAAGACTGCCTCCTGTTGGTGCTACG GTGAGTCAGTTTGTTCTGGAATTGAggttgaaattgaaaataataacaataatcatATTCATCATG GCGAGACAACGTATcacatgaaaatactggtgcCCGCGGTGGCCTCTGGGGCCATCATCGGCAAAGGAGGCGAGACGATCGCCTCCCTGCAGAAGGACACGGGTGCTAGAGTAAAAATGTCCAAGTCGCATGACTTCTATCCAG GCACCACTGAACGCGTCTGCCTGATCACTGGATCCACGGAGGCCATCATGGTCGTGCTGGACTTTATCATGGACAAAATCCGCGAGAAGCCCGACCTGACCACAAAGATCATCGATGCCGAGTCGAAACAGACCCAGGAGCGGGACAAGCAGGTCAAGATCCTGGTGCCCAACTCCACAGCCGGCATGATCATCGGCAAGGGCGGTGCCTTCATCAAACAGATCAAGGAGGACAGCGGCTCCTACGTTCAGATCTCGCAGAAGCCCAAGGATGTCTCGCTGCAGGAGCGCTGCATCACCATCATTGGCGACAAGGAGAACAACAAGAACGCCTGCAAGATGATCCTCTCGAAGATCGTCGAGGACCCGCAGTCGGGCACCTGCCTGAATGTCTCCTACGCGGACGTCAGCGGGCCGGTGGCCAACTTCAATCCGACCGGCTCCCCGTACGCCACCAATCAGAATGCCATCAACTCGAGCACCGCATCGCTCAACTCGACGCTGGGCACCTCCATCGGTGGCGCCAACTCGGCGGCCAGTCTGCTAGTCAACGGCACCGGCATCAACTTGTCCATCAACCTGGGCGCCCCCAACCCGGCGCCCAACCTGGCGGTTGCCAACCAACTGCTCGAGCATATTAAG GTTGCCATGCGCGGCTCTGGCTACTCGGAGACCGTCACCACTGAAGTCTGCAACGCCCTGGGCGTCCTGGCCAAGTACGGAGTCCTCGgcatgggcgtgggcgtgcCCCACACCAACGGTGCTCACTCGACGCTGGGCAATTTCCTGGGCGTGACGACGCTGGACCAGCAGACGGCGGCCGCCAATGCGGCCAACGCCAGCAATGTGTTTGGCGCTGTCGGCCAGGTGAATCTGGAGCAGtatgccgctgcagcagcggctgccgcagccgccAGCCGGCCGACACAGTCGCAGCTGGACGCCGCCGCGGTCCAATTCGATCCATTCCGCCATCTGGGCTCCGCCACGGCGCCGGCCACGCCCGTCTCGCTGAACAACAACAGCTTCGGGCTGACAGCCGCCACGGGAGCGGCGAACAGCGCCCAGCTGGGCGGCCTCAGCAAGAGCCCCACACCCGGGGACCTGAGTTCCAAGGACTCGAAGAACGTGGAGGTGCCCGAGATGATCATCGGCGCAATTCTAG GTCCGAACGGTCGTAGTTTAGTTGAGATTCAACATGTTTCTGGCGCAAATGTGCAAATTTCCAAAAAGGGCATATTCGCACCTGGCACTAGAAATCGCATTGTAACCATTACTGGTCAGCCGAACGCCATTGCCAAAGCGCAGTTTCTAATTGAGCAGAAAATCACCGAGGAGGAGACAAAGAGGGCGCGACAAATTCCATTAACCACTGTTGTGAATTAA
- the ps gene encoding RNA-binding protein Nova-1 isoform X3: MNKLNAHISVPMELQQSPLSENGSPNATPGANTPPDTTGATSVTALATATATALALGSVSVSASASVAATAAASTSQQQALPLGNYKTASCWCYGESVCSGIEVEIENNNNNHIHHGETTYHMKILVPAVASGAIIGKGGETIASLQKDTGARVKMSKSHDFYPGTTERVCLITGSTEAIMVVLDFIMDKIREKPDLTTKIIDAESKQTQERDKQVKILVPNSTAGMIIGKGGAFIKQIKEDSGSYVQISQKPKDVSLQERCITIIGDKENNKNACKMILSKIVEDPQSGTCLNVSYADVSGPVANFNPTGSPYATNQNAINSSTASLNSTLGTSIGGANSAASLLVNGTGINLSINLGAPNPAPNLAVANQLLEHIKVAMRGSGYSETVTTEVCNALGVLAKYGVLGMGVGVPHTNGAHSTLGNFLGVTTLDQQTAAANAANASNVFGAVGQVNLEQYAAAAAAAAAASRPTQSQLDAAAVQFDPFRHLGSATAPATPVSLNNNSFGLTAATGAANSAQLGGLSKSPTPGDLSSKDSKNVEVPEMIIGAILGPNGRSLVEIQHVSGANVQISKKGIFAPGTRNRIVTITGQPNAIAKAQFLIEQKITEEETKRARQIPLTTVVN; encoded by the exons ATGAACAAACTAAACGCTCACATTTCAGTTCCG ATGGAGCTGCAACAGTCGCCGCTGAGTGAGAATGGTTCACCGAATGCGACGCCAGGTGCCAATACGCCGCCCGACACGACGGGGGCGACGTCAGTCACAGCCTTagcgacagccacagccacagccctaGCACTGGGCTCGGTATCGGTatcagcatcggcatcagttgctgccacagcagcggcatccACATCCCAGCAGCAAGCATTGCCACTGGGCAACTATAAGACTGCCTCCTGTTGGTGCTACG GTGAGTCAGTTTGTTCTGGAATTGAggttgaaattgaaaataataacaataatcatATTCATCATG GCGAGACAACGTATcacatgaaaatactggtgcCCGCGGTGGCCTCTGGGGCCATCATCGGCAAAGGAGGCGAGACGATCGCCTCCCTGCAGAAGGACACGGGTGCTAGAGTAAAAATGTCCAAGTCGCATGACTTCTATCCAG GCACCACTGAACGCGTCTGCCTGATCACTGGATCCACGGAGGCCATCATGGTCGTGCTGGACTTTATCATGGACAAAATCCGCGAGAAGCCCGACCTGACCACAAAGATCATCGATGCCGAGTCGAAACAGACCCAGGAGCGGGACAAGCAGGTCAAGATCCTGGTGCCCAACTCCACAGCCGGCATGATCATCGGCAAGGGCGGTGCCTTCATCAAACAGATCAAGGAGGACAGCGGCTCCTACGTTCAGATCTCGCAGAAGCCCAAGGATGTCTCGCTGCAGGAGCGCTGCATCACCATCATTGGCGACAAGGAGAACAACAAGAACGCCTGCAAGATGATCCTCTCGAAGATCGTCGAGGACCCGCAGTCGGGCACCTGCCTGAATGTCTCCTACGCGGACGTCAGCGGGCCGGTGGCCAACTTCAATCCGACCGGCTCCCCGTACGCCACCAATCAGAATGCCATCAACTCGAGCACCGCATCGCTCAACTCGACGCTGGGCACCTCCATCGGTGGCGCCAACTCGGCGGCCAGTCTGCTAGTCAACGGCACCGGCATCAACTTGTCCATCAACCTGGGCGCCCCCAACCCGGCGCCCAACCTGGCGGTTGCCAACCAACTGCTCGAGCATATTAAG GTTGCCATGCGCGGCTCTGGCTACTCGGAGACCGTCACCACTGAAGTCTGCAACGCCCTGGGCGTCCTGGCCAAGTACGGAGTCCTCGgcatgggcgtgggcgtgcCCCACACCAACGGTGCTCACTCGACGCTGGGCAATTTCCTGGGCGTGACGACGCTGGACCAGCAGACGGCGGCCGCCAATGCGGCCAACGCCAGCAATGTGTTTGGCGCTGTCGGCCAGGTGAATCTGGAGCAGtatgccgctgcagcagcggctgccgcagccgccAGCCGGCCGACACAGTCGCAGCTGGACGCCGCCGCGGTCCAATTCGATCCATTCCGCCATCTGGGCTCCGCCACGGCGCCGGCCACGCCCGTCTCGCTGAACAACAACAGCTTCGGGCTGACAGCCGCCACGGGAGCGGCGAACAGCGCCCAGCTGGGCGGCCTCAGCAAGAGCCCCACACCCGGGGACCTGAGTTCCAAGGACTCGAAGAACGTGGAGGTGCCCGAGATGATCATCGGCGCAATTCTAG GTCCGAACGGTCGTAGTTTAGTTGAGATTCAACATGTTTCTGGCGCAAATGTGCAAATTTCCAAAAAGGGCATATTCGCACCTGGCACTAGAAATCGCATTGTAACCATTACTGGTCAGCCGAACGCCATTGCCAAAGCGCAGTTTCTAATTGAGCAGAAAATCACCGAGGAGGAGACAAAGAGGGCGCGACAAATTCCATTAACCACTGTTGTGAATTAA
- the ps gene encoding RNA-binding protein Nova-1 isoform X8, with protein MLFARTTTPTTPTMMQQQQHQPQESHLLQQQQQPLTPSFQLQQSFCESVCSGIEVEIENNNNNHIHHGETTYHMKILVPAVASGAIIGKGGETIASLQKDTGARVKMSKSHDFYPGTTERVCLITGSTEAIMVVLDFIMDKIREKPDLTTKIIDAESKQTQERDKQVKILVPNSTAGMIIGKGGAFIKQIKEDSGSYVQISQKPKDVSLQERCITIIGDKENNKNACKMILSKIVEDPQSGTCLNVSYADVSGPVANFNPTGSPYATNQNAINSSTASLNSTLGTSIGGANSAASLLVNGTGINLSINLGAPNPAPNLAVANQLLEHIKVAMRGSGYSETVTTEVCNALGVLAKYGVLGMGVGVPHTNGAHSTLGNFLGVTTLDQQTAAANAANASNVFGAVGQVNLEQYAAAAAAAAAASRPTQSQLDAAAVQFDPFRHLGSATAPATPVSLNNNSFGLTAATGAANSAQLGGLSKSPTPGDLSSKDSKNVEVPEMIIGAILGPNGRSLVEIQHVSGANVQISKKGIFAPGTRNRIVTITGQPNAIAKAQFLIEQKITEEETKRARQIPLTTVVN; from the exons ATGTTGTTTGCCAGAACAACGacacccaccacccccacaatgatgcagcagcagcagcatcagccgcAGGAGAGCCACCtcctccaacagcagcagcagccactgacGCCATCGTTTCAATTACAGCAGAGTTTCT GTGAGTCAGTTTGTTCTGGAATTGAggttgaaattgaaaataataacaataatcatATTCATCATG GCGAGACAACGTATcacatgaaaatactggtgcCCGCGGTGGCCTCTGGGGCCATCATCGGCAAAGGAGGCGAGACGATCGCCTCCCTGCAGAAGGACACGGGTGCTAGAGTAAAAATGTCCAAGTCGCATGACTTCTATCCAG GCACCACTGAACGCGTCTGCCTGATCACTGGATCCACGGAGGCCATCATGGTCGTGCTGGACTTTATCATGGACAAAATCCGCGAGAAGCCCGACCTGACCACAAAGATCATCGATGCCGAGTCGAAACAGACCCAGGAGCGGGACAAGCAGGTCAAGATCCTGGTGCCCAACTCCACAGCCGGCATGATCATCGGCAAGGGCGGTGCCTTCATCAAACAGATCAAGGAGGACAGCGGCTCCTACGTTCAGATCTCGCAGAAGCCCAAGGATGTCTCGCTGCAGGAGCGCTGCATCACCATCATTGGCGACAAGGAGAACAACAAGAACGCCTGCAAGATGATCCTCTCGAAGATCGTCGAGGACCCGCAGTCGGGCACCTGCCTGAATGTCTCCTACGCGGACGTCAGCGGGCCGGTGGCCAACTTCAATCCGACCGGCTCCCCGTACGCCACCAATCAGAATGCCATCAACTCGAGCACCGCATCGCTCAACTCGACGCTGGGCACCTCCATCGGTGGCGCCAACTCGGCGGCCAGTCTGCTAGTCAACGGCACCGGCATCAACTTGTCCATCAACCTGGGCGCCCCCAACCCGGCGCCCAACCTGGCGGTTGCCAACCAACTGCTCGAGCATATTAAG GTTGCCATGCGCGGCTCTGGCTACTCGGAGACCGTCACCACTGAAGTCTGCAACGCCCTGGGCGTCCTGGCCAAGTACGGAGTCCTCGgcatgggcgtgggcgtgcCCCACACCAACGGTGCTCACTCGACGCTGGGCAATTTCCTGGGCGTGACGACGCTGGACCAGCAGACGGCGGCCGCCAATGCGGCCAACGCCAGCAATGTGTTTGGCGCTGTCGGCCAGGTGAATCTGGAGCAGtatgccgctgcagcagcggctgccgcagccgccAGCCGGCCGACACAGTCGCAGCTGGACGCCGCCGCGGTCCAATTCGATCCATTCCGCCATCTGGGCTCCGCCACGGCGCCGGCCACGCCCGTCTCGCTGAACAACAACAGCTTCGGGCTGACAGCCGCCACGGGAGCGGCGAACAGCGCCCAGCTGGGCGGCCTCAGCAAGAGCCCCACACCCGGGGACCTGAGTTCCAAGGACTCGAAGAACGTGGAGGTGCCCGAGATGATCATCGGCGCAATTCTAG GTCCGAACGGTCGTAGTTTAGTTGAGATTCAACATGTTTCTGGCGCAAATGTGCAAATTTCCAAAAAGGGCATATTCGCACCTGGCACTAGAAATCGCATTGTAACCATTACTGGTCAGCCGAACGCCATTGCCAAAGCGCAGTTTCTAATTGAGCAGAAAATCACCGAGGAGGAGACAAAGAGGGCGCGACAAATTCCATTAACCACTGTTGTGAATTAA